One window of Phalacrocorax carbo chromosome 1, bPhaCar2.1, whole genome shotgun sequence genomic DNA carries:
- the LOC135315247 gene encoding uncharacterized protein LOC135315247 has translation MVEPSRPPCPSPSGSPSPPAAPAPGEQPPLRPSPGCAGIRRQARASPRLSREHGTAAPPDPAAGRRPYLRRPHIAGPGPALPPPAPPRPPALGSRPPSPPAARGAAGSRGFKEKHRPVGRVILATCGWALPLQQQT, from the exons ATGgtggagccctcccgccccccgTGCCCTTCTCCCTCCGGCTCCCCgagcccgcccgccgccccggccccgggggagCAGCCGCCCCTCCGGCCCAGCCCGGGCTGCGCGGGGATCCGGCGGCAGGCCCGCGCCTCCCCCCGCCTCTCCCGGGAACACGGCACCGCGGCGCCGCCCgaccccgccgccggccgccgtCCGTACCTGCGCCGGCCTCACATCGCCGGGCCGGGGCCAGCGCTgccccccccggcgccgccgcggccccccgccCTCGGCAGCCGGCCGCCGtctcctcccgccgcccgcgGGGCCGCAG GCAGCCGGGGTTTTAAGGAAAAGCACCGGCCCGTCGGGAGAGTCATCCTTGCTACCTGCGGCTGGGCtttgcctctgcagcagcagaccTGA